The bacterium nucleotide sequence TGCCCCTATAGGCAATGCGGTATTTGCCGGCACTGAGGTTGTACCCGTCACCACGGATCACACGAGAAGAACCGGTGATTGGCCCAGTGGGGTTGCTGCTGGGACTTGTGCTATAGTATGTGCTGCTATACCAGTCATTGCACCATTCCCAAATGTTGCCGGCCATATCATAAACCCCATAGGGACTTGTGCCGGTTGAAAAGAAGCCCACCGGCGAACTATAGGTAAATGTGTCGGGAGAAGTATTATAATAACTATTGCATTTGGAGGCGTCCCAGGTAGAACCCCAGGGATAATAGCGAGCATCGGTTTCACGGGCCGCTTTTTCCCATTGGGCCTCGGTAGGGAGATGGCCAATAGCCCACTGACAGAAGGCATAGGCCTCATACCAACTTATTCCTCCTACTGGATGATTGGGAAATGCCGATCCGCTGTTATATGACCCAGATGTCCAATATGCGGGTTCAATAATGCTGTTATTTGTTCTCCATGTCCAACCGTCGGTGGTCCAGTAGTTGCTATTGGTATAACCACCAGCATCCATAAAAGCCTTATATTGGCTGTTAGTTATTTCGTATTTGCTTATCTGATAAGCGTCAAGGTAAACCGTATGCTGGGGTTTTTCATCGGTGAGGGCATCCGGGTCTGTGTTCAAACTACCCATATTAAAGTTACCGGCAGGGATTGTAATCCATACTATTGGTTCAGCAACGGTTGTAAAATTCCATACTGGGCCAATAGTTGTAGCCCCGTGGTTGTCCTTTGCGATTATTTTCCAGTAATATATGGAGCTATATGCCAAACCACTCTGTGCAAAACTATCTGCAATTTGTTCAATGGAAATTAAAGTTATGGGCGGGTTAGTTGTACCAAAATATATATCGTATTTTAAAGTATCCCCATAATTGGAATCGGTGCAAAGCCACTTCAAGGTAGGCGTAATGGAAATCCCTGTTGCAGTGTTGGCCGGGAATAGATTACTTGGAGCATTGGGCGGGTTATTGCCGGGCACAGTGTCAGCCAATGTTATATTGCCAAAAGTCACATTCCCTGCTGACACTGTTACGTTTATCGTATTATTGTTGTACCCGCTTTTGCTGGCCGTTACAGCATACGCGCCCGCTGCTACGCCTGTTATTGCGTACTGCCCATTGCTATCGCTGGTTGCAGTGCTGGTAGCGGGCGTTGTTACGATTGTCGCGCCGGCAATGGCCGTGCTATCAGCTAATTTGCTGACAGTACCGCTTATCGTGCCGGTTGTGGCAGTGCTGGCTGGATTTTTGCTGCACCCAATAAATATTGCGGCAACTACAATAAGCAAGACAATAATGTTTTTCACCTTTATACCTCCGTTATTATTGTATGTATATTCTATGCTTTTTAGAGAGTTTAAGTCAAGCATTTTTTGCCCCAAACAAAAGAAAAAGCCCGGCCTTTTCAAGGTCCGGGCTTCTTGATCTATTATGGTTTTGCCTTAGTGCGCCGGGTTCTTGGCCACCGGCACGTCCAGCTCCAGCGCCTTGGCTATCAGCTTGACCGCCCAGTCCACTTCCTTCTTGGTGATCACCAACGGCGGGGCAAAGCGGATGGTCTGGGAGTGGGTGTCCTTGGCCAGCATCCCCAGCTTCATCATCCGTTCGCAGTAGGGACGGGCCTTGCCGGCCTCGACCTTCAGCTCCACCCCGGTCAGCAGGCCCAGGCCGCGGACCTCTTTGATCTTGTTGGTCTTTAGAGCCTTGATCTGCTTGCGGAAATAATCTCCCATCTCCCGGGCCTTCTTGTCCAGGGCCTGTTTCTTCAGAACGTCCAGGGCCGCAGTGCCGATGGCGCAGGCCAGCGGGTTGCCGCCGAAGGTGCTGCCGTGCTGTCCGGGCTTGATCACGTCCATCACGTTCCAGCGGGTCAGCACCGCCGAGACCGGGTAGATCCCTCCGCCCAGGGCCTTGCCCACTATCATCACATCCGGCTTGGCGTTCTCGTGCTGCCAGCAGAAGGGTTTGCCCGTGCGGCAGAACCCGGTCTGGACCTCGTCCAGGATGAAGAGGATGTTGTGGCGCCGGCAGATCTCCTTGCACTTGGTCAGGTAGCCTTTGTCGGGGACGATGACGCCGGCCTCGCCCTGGATCGGCTCCACCATGAAGGCCACGGTGTTAAGGGTGATGGCCTTCTCCATCTCCTCGGGGCTGTTGTAGGGGACTATCTTAAAGCCCGGGGTGGCCGGCCCGAATCCCTCGTAGGCGTCGGGGTCGGTGGAGAAGCCCACGATGGTGGTGGTCCGCCCGTGGAAGTTCTCGGCGCAGACTATGATCTCGGCCTGGTTCCGGGTGATCTTCTTCTTTTCGTAGCCCCACTTGCGGGCCAGCTTGATGGCGGTCTCCACCGCCTCGGCCCCGGTGTTCATGGGCAGGGCAGCTTCCATCTGGGAGAACTGGCAGAGCTTCCTCAGGAACGGCCCCAGCTGGTCGTTGTGAAAGGCCCGGCTGGTAAGGGTCAGGCGGCCGGCCTGCTTGGTCATGGCCTTGATGATGGCCGGGTGCCGGTGGCCCTGGTTAACCGCCGAATAGGCGGAAAGCATGTCTAAATATTTCTTTCCTTCCACGTCCCAGACCCAGATCCCCTGGGCCTTGCTGATCACCACCGGCAGCGGATGGTAATTGTGGGCTCCGTATTTCTCGGTCATCCGGATCATATCCTTGCTTTTGGACATATCGCCGCTCCTATATTTATATGATTTAAGTTCTTCGTCTTGGTGGTTACAATAGCACTTGCTTCCACTGTAACGTCACTGCTGTAAGGTCACTGCGAGTTCTGCATGTATGCCGGCAAATGAAGCAGTCCAACAAAATTCAAGCGATTGCTTCACTTCAACTGCAAAGCACGGGGCAAATTTCAGTGCAGGCATCTGCAATGCTTGGAGCCGATTCGCAATGACGGTTTGGTGCCGGAGTTTACCTTGATGAATAGAAGAGCGCATCTGTGGCGAGTTACTTCCCGGCCACTTTCTTGATGCACTGTTCCATGATCTCCATCCCCACCTTGGCCTCTTCTTTGGTAATGATCAGCGGCGGGCAGATCCTGAGGGTGTTGGTGCCGCAGCCCAGCATCAGCAGTCCGCGCTTGAAGGCCTCCTGGATGACGGCCTCCATCTTGTCGTGGGACTTGACCTTGGTCTTCTTGCTTTCCACCATCTCCACCCCTATCATCAGGCCCTGGCCCCGCACGTCGCCGATGATGTCGTATTTCTTCTGCATCTTCTTGAACTCGGCCATCATGTAGGCGCCGACGGTGGTGGCGTTCTTCATCAGGCCGCCCTGGATCAGGTCAAAGGTGGCGATGCCGGCGGCGCAGCAGACCGGGTTCCCGCTGAAGGTGTTGCCGTGGCTGCCCGGTTTCCAGTTCATCACTGCGGCCGAGGCGATGATGGCCCCCATCGGCATGCCGCTGGCTATGCCCTTGGCCACGGTGATGATGTCCGGCCTCACCTTGCAGTGCTCGACGGCGAACCATTTTCCGGTCCGGCCCATGCCCGACTGGATCTCGTCGGCTATCAGCAGGATCCCGTGCTTGTCGCACAGCTTGCGGATGGCCTGCATGGCCGCCACCGGCGGCACCACGTATCCGCCCTCGCCCTGGATGGGCTCGATGATCAGCCCGGCCACTTCCTCCGGGGGCAGGAAGGTCTTAAGGACGGTGTCCTCTATGTACTTGACGCATTCCAGGCTGCAGCCGGGATAGGTCTTGTTGAATACGCAGTGATAGCAGTTGGGATAGGGGACGTGGGTGACCCCGGGCATGGTGGGAAAGAACCCCTTCTTCTGGGTGGGTTTGGATCCGGTGCAGGAGACCGCCCCCATGGTCCGCCCGTGGAAGGCCCCGATGAAGGAGATGAACTGGGGCCGGCCGGTGTGGTAGCGGGCCAGTTTCAGCGCGCCCTCCACCGCCTCGGCGCCGGAGTTGCAGAAGAACACCCGGTTGTCCTTGCCGGTGGGCGAGATGGAATTGAGCCGCTCGGCCAGGGCCACTTCGGGCTCGTAGTAAAAATCGGTGCCGGAATAGTGGATGAACTTCTCGGCCTGGCGCTGAATGGCTTCCACCACCTTGGGATGGCTGTGACCGGTGGAGTTGACCGCGATCCCGGCGCAGAAGTCCAGCATCACGTTGCCGTCCACGTCGGTCAGCCAGACCCCCTGGCCCCGGTCGATCACCGCCGGATAGTCGCGGGTGTAGGAGGGCGAAAGCGAGCACTGGTCGCGCTTGACTATGGCCTTGGCCTTGGGTCCCGGCAGGGCGGTTTTAAAGATCGGCCTTTTGATGGAAGACATGGCGGCTACCTCCTGATTTTATTTGTAATTTTACCTGCTGTTCCAAAGTCTGCTAAAACATATCATTTTATCATATTTCACCGGCAAAATCAACCAATCATTCGGGTTTCTGCTTCTCAGACTGACGTGGGAAATGGCATGAAAACTGCATAATTGGCAGAAAGCCGGAATAAAATTGCCACGGCCTTTAGGCCGTGGCAATGGAAAACCAGAAAGATCAGGGCTTTAGCCCAAGGGGTAAGAGGGTTAAAACCCTAAGGTTCATTTCCTGATCCTACACCACGAGCTAAAGCTCGTGGCAATTTAAAAATTGAGAAGGAATAACGGACTTGACCCTGAGCAGCTTTCCGTTTGCCGGGCAAAAGAACAAGCCGCCCATCCTTGCTGGGCGGCTTTCCCGGAAATATCGTCTTGATTTTTTCCGGTCACTTGGTCTTGGTCGCCGGCTGGTCCTTCCATTTGTGGGCCAGTTTCAGGAAACGGTCGACCAGGTCCGGGTCGAACTGCTTTCCCGATTCCTTCTTGATCTCATCCACCGCCTGCTGGTGGCTCATGGCCTTGGCATGGGGCCGGTCTTGGCGCATGGCGGTATAGGCCGCGGCCAGGGCCACTATCCTTGATTCCAGCGGGATCTCCTGGCCCTTAAGCCCCTGGGGGTATCCCTGGCCGTCCCAGCGTTCATGGTGCTTGAGGATCCATTCGGCCTGGGGCATCAGGTGCGGGGTGGCCAGGACGATATGATACCCGATCTCGCAGTGCCGCTTCATCTCCTCTTCCTCGGTCCGGTCCAATTGCCCGGCCTTCAGCAGGATCCTGTCTGCCACCAGCACGTTGCCAATGTCGTGATACCGGGCCAGCAGATCCATCTCCGGGATGGAATTACCCTTAAGCCCGGCCGCCCGGGCCAGGTCCTTCATCAGGTCCCCCATCCGGCCTATCTGTTCCTCGCTGATCAGGTTCTTTTTCTGCAGGGCCTGGATGAAATTCTTGACCATCAGGTCATGGTTCTTGACCTTCTCCCGGTACATCTCGTCATCGGCGGTGTGGAAAAGCCGGTTGGCGTCCAGATCCTTGACCGGCCGCACCACCCAGCCCAAAGAAATGCTCAAGGGCAGTTCGGGATTCTGGCTGTTGTAGGCGGCGGTGACCTCCCGGATCCTGGCGCAGACCTGTTCTATGGCCTCCACGGTGCAGTTGGGCAGGATGGCTGCAAACTCATCGCCCCCGATCCGGGCCACCACGTCGCCCTGGCGGCAGGCGTCGGTGATGATCCCGGCTATCACCACCAGCAGGCCGTCCCCGGTCTTGTGCCCCATGGTGTCGTTGACCAGTTTCAGGCCGTCCACGTCGCTGATCAGCAGGCCCACCGTATCCAGCCGGGCCTTGGACAGGCGCTGCATCTCCTCCTCGAAATAGGCCCGGTTGTACAATCCGGTCAGGGAGTCGTGGAATGAAAGGAACATCAGCTGTT carries:
- a CDS encoding SUMF1/EgtB/PvdO family nonheme iron enzyme, translated to MKRPGFFFCLGQKMLDLNSLKSIEYTYNNNGGIKVKNIIVLLIVVAAIFIGCSKNPASTATTGTISGTVSKLADSTAIAGATIVTTPATSTATSDSNGQYAITGVAAGAYAVTASKSGYNNNTINVTVSAGNVTFGNITLADTVPGNNPPNAPSNLFPANTATGISITPTLKWLCTDSNYGDTLKYDIYFGTTNPPITLISIEQIADSFAQSGLAYSSIYYWKIIAKDNHGATTIGPVWNFTTVAEPIVWITIPAGNFNMGSLNTDPDALTDEKPQHTVYLDAYQISKYEITNSQYKAFMDAGGYTNSNYWTTDGWTWRTNNSIIEPAYWTSGSYNSGSAFPNHPVGGISWYEAYAFCQWAIGHLPTEAQWEKAARETDARYYPWGSTWDASKCNSYYNTSPDTFTYSSPVGFFSTGTSPYGVYDMAGNIWEWCNDWYSSTYYSTSPSSNPTGPITGSSRVIRGDGYNLSAGKYRIAYRGNDGPDYRNNYYGFRVAKQ
- the rocD gene encoding ornithine--oxo-acid transaminase, translated to MSKSKDMIRMTEKYGAHNYHPLPVVISKAQGIWVWDVEGKKYLDMLSAYSAVNQGHRHPAIIKAMTKQAGRLTLTSRAFHNDQLGPFLRKLCQFSQMEAALPMNTGAEAVETAIKLARKWGYEKKKITRNQAEIIVCAENFHGRTTTIVGFSTDPDAYEGFGPATPGFKIVPYNSPEEMEKAITLNTVAFMVEPIQGEAGVIVPDKGYLTKCKEICRRHNILFILDEVQTGFCRTGKPFCWQHENAKPDVMIVGKALGGGIYPVSAVLTRWNVMDVIKPGQHGSTFGGNPLACAIGTAALDVLKKQALDKKAREMGDYFRKQIKALKTNKIKEVRGLGLLTGVELKVEAGKARPYCERMMKLGMLAKDTHSQTIRFAPPLVITKKEVDWAVKLIAKALELDVPVAKNPAH
- a CDS encoding acetyl ornithine aminotransferase family protein → MSSIKRPIFKTALPGPKAKAIVKRDQCSLSPSYTRDYPAVIDRGQGVWLTDVDGNVMLDFCAGIAVNSTGHSHPKVVEAIQRQAEKFIHYSGTDFYYEPEVALAERLNSISPTGKDNRVFFCNSGAEAVEGALKLARYHTGRPQFISFIGAFHGRTMGAVSCTGSKPTQKKGFFPTMPGVTHVPYPNCYHCVFNKTYPGCSLECVKYIEDTVLKTFLPPEEVAGLIIEPIQGEGGYVVPPVAAMQAIRKLCDKHGILLIADEIQSGMGRTGKWFAVEHCKVRPDIITVAKGIASGMPMGAIIASAAVMNWKPGSHGNTFSGNPVCCAAGIATFDLIQGGLMKNATTVGAYMMAEFKKMQKKYDIIGDVRGQGLMIGVEMVESKKTKVKSHDKMEAVIQEAFKRGLLMLGCGTNTLRICPPLIITKEEAKVGMEIMEQCIKKVAGK